In the genome of Mangifera indica cultivar Alphonso chromosome 9, CATAS_Mindica_2.1, whole genome shotgun sequence, the window caaaatattaatataaataataagaaaaccaTGTACAATACTGTCATTTCAACTTATCCAATATGTTTCCTTGACTCACTCTGACTTAGACTTAAACCCATGTCATTAGGTTGACAAAAGTTTATCTATCCAACAAAAGTTTCACGGACCATATGCCCTCTAAACTCGACTTTTTAAACTCACTAAATCGACTCAATCTTGCTCACAACAATTTCGGAAAACCAATACAAATCAATCTCTTTTAAAGTCAGAGGCCTTTTTATCTCAATCTCTCTCAAAACCTTTTCTTTGGTCCAATCCTtgacaaaattaaaactcttaaaCACATAACTCACTTAGATTTATCTTCAAACCACCTAAATGAGTCATTACTCAAATTTCTACTCTACCTAAGAGGCCTAATTGATATTGTAAACTtctcttataattatttttcatgttacgTGTCGGGTATGCACGAATATTTTTCAATGACAGTGAGTTTGGATCCAAGGTATAATAATCTCAATAGAGAGTTGTCTTAAGGGACCTTTGATTaccaataatcaaatattattttgatgatctattttttatagtttatattattttatttagtttacaagtaataaaaaattttgataatcttctattatcaatgataatatgacgagtaatataaacagtaatttgattaccatcttcatcttatgtattaaaagattatcaaaataatttttattttgttataattatattattatttattaattttttaggactgAAATACTCttactttaaattaatataacaattaacatgaaaaatatattataataattatatttaaataaaataatatattagtttttttattacattcaactaaatacaataattatttatatatatttatgtctgtttatttttaacaaatataataataatttatattcaataatctctaaaacaatttatctttctgataaccttttatttttaatgaatctgccaaatgacaatttttttgaaTCCTTTAAATTTTTCATGTAAATATTAACCTTcagaataaaaagaagaaaaaaagttagGATAAAGCCCaaaaataaaaggagaaaaaaaggtCAAGGTACTCTAGGGCTCTTCTAAAATCATGTTTGACATCTCCTAAAGTTTGGGTAATCTCCAAGAACATAAAGAAAACATCATTGtagataaaactttttttaacaaTCCAATATATTGTATGGTTTGTGTCATAGTTAGAATGTACAATGCGTACATCTCAATGCAAAGAAAACACGCTTCGAGTGATAGTAATAAGATAGATGTAATAACTTAGAATAGACTCTATTTGAATACTAAAAAACCGATGGGCTCAAACAAACTTAAGGTTACGATAAATAACCCACAACTCTACGGTTAAAACCATACACAATAAAAACAGTCATGAACTTTATTTGTTATCTCTAATCAACCCATCTAAGAGTGTTATGATTTAACCAATACtcaatccaaattaaaaaagttgATTATCTGAAGAATCGGATCAAATGCCAATTACAAATAATGGAAAAAAAGTTTTTCGCTTTTCTATTATTGAAAAGCTGATTACCCAAACTAAACTGATttgattttatacataaataatgatttgtTACTATATggttgtatattattttatctataattcaaaataatttaattatatagtaacatgtcattatttatgcataaagttgtggatatcaatttgaaaagttatcaCATGTCCACCCTTTCCATTAAAACAGACACCTTAATCTCATCTCCTCCATCTCTTTCTCTCAGTCATAACGAGAAACTGCTCTTACTAATTAACCATCACCAAACTGATCACCAGCAACACAATCGACCACCACCATCAACACCAACAATGAAGCCTTCAGCGACATGTTTCCTGAAAGGGCTCCATTAAGGGAAGCACCGTCCATTTACGTGAAACATATATGCCCTAACAAATAAGCCTGCTTTGCGAATGCTTCGAAGCTGTGTTTCACCCACATCACCCCAAGGGAAGCTCCACCCACTTACACGAAACATCTGCAGGGTCTATAAGTAAACATGGCTGATTTGGAGCTGACCAATTTATTAATGAAGAAGTGGTGGCAATGAGGAGCCCTCTATGTCATTGCACTACACCTTTGCAATTTGGTGTTGGccacttattattattattattattattattttgtaataagaaaatcttatttaagtcGAACATTCTTTTATGACAAACTTAATAATATCAAACAGTTGAAAACCAAGATCTAGTGATCGGCTCCAAAATCATTACATCAAAAAAGTTAAAGTGTTAATCAATTTCGACCaacttttttaacttaaatgtgAAAATCAATTTTGGCAGGATCTAATCGAATATTATTGTGTCAATTAGTTTTCGGCcaaattgaaaatcatttagaaaAGTTTTTCCTAATGTAGAAGTAGAAATTTACTATGATTAGCTACACCTCTGacaaatttatcaaactttatGCAAGTTACTATCTTGTATCAAGTGTTACATCTttctttaatgatatatattgttGCTTCActgtttgatatttatatattgaatctAAGAACAAAGAGATACGACTTTTTTCAATTTCAGAATGAATTATGTAATGTTATTCATTGAAGTAAAAGATTAATGCgttaatttgactcaaaattttaaaatatggtttaaaaccaaatattaaaaaatttggtataGTTATCTAGTTTATTCAGCTCGATTCAAAATTAGGTCAACTCAAATTGACTCTAGTTCAATTTGACATATTgtcttaaccaaaattttaattcagtggaaaaaacaagaaaccgacttggttaattaattttgaacaccTCTTAAGTCTACCACTAGAAGCACAACCAAGATTAGGGTTACATACAAGCTGAGCCTCAATAGAGTTCGACTCCTTTTCAGTGAATTGAGGTTTGGGCTCGTTGAACTATATTTGGCTCACTTCATAATCTTAATGTTTATGATTAGCTCGCACTTAGCTCAGGTTTGTATGTTCTGGCTTGGGTTCATGGTGATTGAGTTTGGATTCGTATCTTAGGCTTGACAGGTTCGATTGTACAAAgttgttttaaagtttatttattaacaaaatcgAGTTGTGCTCAGCTGGCACTTATTCAGATTCAGGCTTGGGCTCGTTTTCGTTCGTACTCCCACACTTGTACTTGGGCTAGGGCTCGTTATCTCATATTCGTATTCAGACTCATTTCGAGTTCAAATAAgctcgatttgaatccaactCTAATTAGGACCATATTTTgctcaatatttttaatttaattacttgatcAAAAGAGTGGTATGCATATGTAGTAGTTTCAagtacataaacaataataaaacaacatacacctaactataaatatttaatttgatatctaAATAGTATTTCATtgtgtaattaagtgattttaaattaaaaataaaatattatataatgatatattatttgagtatcCAGTTTAGCAATCGGGTGCTCGTAGCTTTGCCCACCAACAAACTAATTAATAAAGGCaacaaaatatacatacatatatatatatatagtggtTCTGCAACAGTGTATGCTGTTGATAAATGTAAAGGAGCGAGTAGTACAAGAGGCTTGAAGAAATAAATTCTTGTACCACCCAAATCTAACGTTTCATCTTTGATTCTTGCTGTCATGAAAATTACTACTCATAGCTCGGAAAATAATTTCTGGAAAAAGTAACTACAGATAATGCAGCAATTTAATATGCCAGAGAATTAACatcaattatgattttgattcaataaaacttaaaattgaatACTCCAATGATaatttaagtgattaataaatataagtcTAACATTAGTATGAAACTTAAGATTTATTAAACATTTGATAGAGGTTTATCAATCTACTGTCTCCTCTTTGAAAGTTATAcagtataattttatgtattaaaagttaCCAATCAAAGAGATTTCAGAAATATAGTATCAGTCATtctaatacaaataattataggatctctacatatttatattgtatgatGAAATTCTAGATATTCCTTTGaccctaaagttttaatttcTGGATTTTATAATACATGCGCAGATCCAGCGAAATTAGGATTGAATGTTTTATTCCGCTCATGTAAGACAGATTCTGTATAAAGCAAGACTTTGCAGCAAGAAGGTGACAGCAGAAAGCTGTGAGCAGACCCAACGGAGTCGATtcagtataaataaaaataaagagagttTATAAAGAAATTGTAACTCAAGAGTTTAACAACTGCACCATATACATTAACAGTTTAATCATAAAGAAATAATTCAACCTTTGCTCTCTTGTGTTTGGAACTCAAACTACTTTGCAGGCATAAATGACCTTACCGTTTGCTCTAAAAAAGTGCAAATTCTattatgatgaagatgaagatgccTTCTTTTTGCCCATAAAAACTTGCAGAGCCCCGTTTGACCCTCCTGCAACAAGCGTGCACTCCTCTTCACCCACTTGTCTCCAACACACACTGCTCACGAACCCACTCTCGGCTCCACCAGCACCCCCTGGCTTGAAGCCATGCGCCCAAATGGGTTCGCCCCACCTCCTGTCATACACAAACACTTGATTCGTCTCTGAGCCACAACCCAATAATCCTCCACTCCTCCACACTGATAACCCAACAAAACTCCTCTTGTTCACATGTCCTCTATAGCTTTTAATTATTCTCGAATCATTTATATCCCACAGCTTTAAACATCCATCTGTACCTGCTGATACGACTGTACTTCCATCCATAAACCGAACGTATGTCACCGCTCTTCTGTGCCCGGAAAAAATGACCACCGGCGCCGCCATGTTGCGGATATCGTACAAATAAGCTTGCTTGTCCACGCATCCGACGGCCACCAATGCTCCGCCAAGCGGATGAAACTCAACGCTGCAAACCGGCCTTTTTTCTACACTGGGTTGCACTTTGCCTATACATTTTCCGCCGTCGCAACGTGGGTCCCACATTTGCATTGTGCCATCGTCGGATCCGGAGGCTCCTAAAACCGGATCCCATTGAGTATAGTCCACGCTCCTAACCCGTCTTCCGCCATGCTCGTCGCGTTCGAAAATTGGGACTTTTCTCTCTAGGTCATACTCCATGACGACTCCATCGTAGTCTCCGGACCCCAAGACCCGTCCGCTTGACCCGGGTTTCCACCGCAGGCTGCCGAGTTTAGCTGGTGTACAAATATAATACTCAGATGCATTCGAATGGTCcaaaattttaacttcttgGAAATTATTTTCCTCCGGCAAGAgagattttatattataaagtcTAATCTTTCTTGCGATTCCTCCGGTGGCGACAACGGAATCAGAGGGGTCGAATTCGACGACGCCGAGGAAGTCTGATACTGCTGCTGTGGTGTTTGAAGAAACAATGGTGCAGAGATGAAAATCCCATTCACTTTtcgctttttctttttcttgtggCTCTTCTGTTTCAGCTGTTGGTTTATCGTCTTCtatgtttctttttcctttgtctTCTCTTTCTTGTTTTTGGACCTCTTGTTGTTGCAGTGGAAGGTTGAATGCTGAGGAAAAGTTTTTCATTTCCCATTCATATGAAGTCGAGACGTAACTATGGAGGTTTCTGGTTTTGGGTTTTGCATCAAGCGAAAGAGCTCCCTGTAAACCTAACCTCAGCTCTCCATGAAGTtggatatatatagataaatataaaatgtcatTCTGAAAAtcctttaaattattattttcatattatttctttcgtaatattgaatttatctaTTATTCAAACTGTGAGGCTTgaaatttaaatctcatatcaaaaacaataaaactatttatactcaattttaaatatctaactatatacttaaataatatatcatcatatgatttagtgattttaaaataaaaataaaataacatttaatactgaatatatataaaattgtttcatcGAAAATTATAGGTATATGGGTTTCGACTTTCTAATCTCAACATTATTTGCCTAGGACTAGCAGGAACTAATGCATAGCAGCCCACATGAACACCAACATTGCGGAATGTATTAGCAAGTTAGAATCCCAAATACAAGTTATAagaatagaattttatttttaaaaatgagtttttaatataaaatttttgtatttttggaCTCTTAGATCTTGTTGCGGGTTTGGTCTCACCATTGAATGCAAATAATGATTTGAATAGGATGGAATCAAAACGTAAGTGGTGGTTGCTTTTGTACCTCAATTTTATGTATGGGATGTTGTGGATATGGGTTGTTGTCCATTTTCCTATTACGTGGTTTAAGTTTAGCCTTTTGTCTCCTCAACTTTCCTGCCTCACCATTGCCTCTACACTTAAATAATCACATGAGTATGTCACATCACAATCCTTTTCCCTTCCTCCTAGGCACTTGAATTTTCTGCCCACCAAACAACTAGATTAAATTCAATAACgaataattatacttataacCCAACTTTAACAGGAATATAAATTGGTTATTTTCAATGTCTAATCTTAATTAGTGATAGATTATATTCCAAAATTGTATAGTTTTAATAGAGTTTGATGACACAAtatgagattttattttttataacaaaaaaccccacttaaattatatcattcttttataatcaaatcaatcacaTCGAACAGATTAAATTATCGGaagaatttaaacttaaattcttTATGTTTAAAGTTTACCTTTTTACCAAAATTGTATAGTTTTAATAGAGTTTGATGATACAATATGAgactttatttttgataatgaaaaacccCACTTAAGTTAGATCATTTAATTAAACTTCAAATCTAGTGATCAATCTTATaactattaaatcaaatatatcaagaattttattttgatatatcatcaaaaatttacctttttacccccGAAACTACCCATTGGGGgctcaaaatatgaaaattgactagtagattttttaaaattttctctggTTTGATAGGCTATATTGAATTGTCATCATCGTCCGGTCTTTAATGGTGAACACAAACAACATATATGGACAACACGTTCTTTTAATATCGTTTTGAAGTGATGAGGACCGCTCTATTTCTGAAGCTTGTGGATATTATTTGCAATTAATGGATGAAAAGACGTAAATGCCAATCTCATTATGTAAATCAGGCTTTACTCTCCACGTAAATACCTTACATCcctatatatattatgtatatttaattttaaatatttaattaaatattaaaaaatatattatcatataataaaatattattttatttttaatttataatttaaataataatatattatctaaatatttaattaaattttaaaaattaagttcacGTTTTGTGTTGCCATCGTATCCCAAAATCTATCCAACTACTCAAGTATCCGTATCTTTCTACAACTGTATAAAAATCTACCATCAGCAAACTAAAAATGGAAACATTTTGTCAAATAGAAAATAGGATATCTAATTGATCGTACGCACTGGTTCgaaaaatttttggaataatGGCACGCAGGCAACACGTGAGTACTCAAAACTAGGGACCCAAATGAGGTATCCAACTATTATcctttattatattcaattgaacACTTAGGTTTTCTTATTGGATGAGGAATTTTGcattttcttataaaatgatcaaatttttaatattttttattagaaattacCAACTAAACACAAgtaaacttatttattttgttttaggttaaaggattatttttcacataaattttaatataaagataaatacaCACTTTGtgaggttttaaaaactaattttcgttagaatttttagttatattgaaggataaaatctttattttaataataatattaaaaaatatataatttattaaatttttcactctatgttttaaaaactaacaacttcacctttgtgtaaagttttctaactttaaaaagtaatatcctCCCCCTcgaacctagggtttccattttttttatttcaattgcccccaaacttttgaaaacttcaatttAACCGTCCTCTTCAACTTCAGATTACTTTAGTGACCTTTCTCTCTGTTGACCTAGCCAACATTGACC includes:
- the LOC123225434 gene encoding WD repeat-containing protein RUP2-like: MKNFSSAFNLPLQQQEVQKQEREDKGKRNIEDDKPTAETEEPQEKEKAKSEWDFHLCTIVSSNTTAAVSDFLGVVEFDPSDSVVATGGIARKIRLYNIKSLLPEENNFQEVKILDHSNASEYYICTPAKLGSLRWKPGSSGRVLGSGDYDGVVMEYDLERKVPIFERDEHGGRRVRSVDYTQWDPVLGASGSDDGTMQMWDPRCDGGKCIGKVQPSVEKRPVCSVEFHPLGGALVAVGCVDKQAYLYDIRNMAAPVVIFSGHRRAVTYVRFMDGSTVVSAGTDGCLKLWDINDSRIIKSYRGHVNKRSFVGLSVWRSGGLLGCGSETNQVFVYDRRWGEPIWAHGFKPGGAGGAESGFVSSVCWRQVGEEECTLVAGGSNGALQVFMGKKKASSSSS